A genomic stretch from Anaerococcus mediterraneensis includes:
- the ribE gene encoding 6,7-dimethyl-8-ribityllumazine synthase has translation MREYSANLVSKDKKYAIVIARFNHFITDRLLEGCLDTLKRHEVKDEEISIIRVPGAFEIPLAAKKLVKKDDVDAVICLGAVIRGDTPHFDYVCAEVSKGVAHVGLESEKPVIFGVVTTDNIDQAVQRAGVKSGNKGSEAALSAIEMANLVDLI, from the coding sequence CTAATTTAGTTTCAAAAGATAAAAAATATGCTATCGTAATAGCGAGGTTTAACCACTTTATTACAGATAGGTTGTTAGAAGGTTGTCTAGATACACTTAAAAGACATGAGGTAAAAGATGAAGAGATTTCTATAATCAGAGTGCCAGGAGCCTTTGAAATCCCACTAGCAGCTAAAAAACTTGTCAAAAAAGATGATGTCGATGCTGTTATATGTCTAGGAGCAGTCATCAGAGGAGATACTCCACATTTTGACTATGTTTGTGCAGAAGTTTCTAAGGGTGTTGCCCATGTTGGATTAGAGAGTGAAAAACCAGTTATCTTTGGAGTAGTGACAACAGATAATATCGATCAAGCCGTCCAAAGAGCAGGCGTAAAATCAGGAAATAAGGGATCAGAAGCAGCCCTATCTGCAATAGAGATGGCAAACCTTGTTGATCTTATATGA
- a CDS encoding HAD family hydrolase: protein MILVFDFDGTIHNTEIAYKKAITESLLELGLSIDDFDFKSFIGMGPKEVWDIILKDDSDKDPYIKKNGDRIINYMRNDGQLFEGATETLSYLKDKYELYILSKCRRVYMDAAREKFGLDKYFSKYFVGEDYDYLYKYKILRKEIKGDYIMIGDRKEDIEAGSKNNQKTIFAAYGYGNPKEGDQADYKIKNIRQLREIL, encoded by the coding sequence ATGATTTTAGTATTTGATTTTGATGGGACAATTCACAATACAGAAATAGCCTACAAAAAAGCTATTACAGAGAGTCTTTTAGAGCTTGGTTTATCCATTGATGATTTTGATTTCAAATCCTTTATAGGTATGGGGCCAAAAGAAGTTTGGGATATAATCTTAAAAGATGATTCTGATAAAGATCCTTATATAAAGAAAAACGGTGATAGGATTATCAATTATATGAGAAATGATGGCCAGCTTTTTGAGGGAGCAACAGAAACCCTTTCATATTTAAAAGATAAGTATGAACTCTATATTTTGTCAAAATGTAGACGTGTTTATATGGATGCTGCTAGGGAAAAATTTGGTCTAGATAAGTATTTTTCTAAATATTTTGTCGGGGAAGACTATGACTATCTGTACAAGTATAAAATTCTAAGAAAAGAAATAAAGGGCGACTATATAATGATAGGAGACCGCAAAGAAGACATAGAGGCAGGTAGTAAAAATAATCAAAAGACAATTTTTGCTGCCTATGGCTATGGAAATCCTAAAGAAGGTGACCAAGCTGACTATAAAATAAAAAATATCAGACAATTAAGAGAAATACTGTAA
- a CDS encoding aldehyde dehydrogenase family protein, producing the protein MRVKIYERSDLINFEKLNNEKLYINGTFIESKSNKWIEVENPATGEILGKVPKASDDEISQAAEAAFEAFKTFSKTSLEERISYIEKFKNWMIDHQDEIMETIKLELGVPIKIAKPGQFDKQMARIDVFIDQAKKIDYRIDMSGGYVRMEPIGVVASLTPWNYPLGQIIMKVIPAILMGCTVVQKPASDTPLTAYFVAKAFDEIGLPKGVFNLVTGSGPEVGEVLNSHPKVAMVSYTGSLLGGASSAKHAMNTAKKVVLELGGKSPAVFIKGANIKMGVKQVLDRVYLNVGQTCSCLSRAVITEDIYDDVLKEFINQYDNYPVGDPSDPKTVVGTLSSKKQFDKVKGFIEKGINEGASLIKGEIPKESKKGYYVKPAIFTDVRPGMAIHDEEIFGPVLSIIKVKNKDEAIEVANAVDFGLSSAVFGNEKEALEIAYEIKAGDVYLNSGGGSSELPFGGYKQSGLGREGGIFGLIEYLEPKSIHTA; encoded by the coding sequence ATTCGGGTAAAAATTTATGAAAGGAGTGATCTAATTAATTTTGAAAAACTTAACAATGAAAAATTATATATAAACGGTACTTTTATTGAAAGCAAATCCAATAAATGGATAGAAGTAGAAAATCCTGCCACAGGTGAGATTTTAGGAAAAGTGCCAAAGGCAAGTGATGATGAAATCAGCCAAGCTGCAGAAGCTGCCTTTGAAGCCTTTAAAACTTTTTCTAAAACAAGTCTTGAAGAAAGGATCTCTTATATAGAAAAATTTAAGAATTGGATGATAGATCATCAGGACGAGATAATGGAAACAATAAAACTAGAACTGGGTGTACCTATAAAAATTGCAAAACCTGGTCAATTTGATAAACAAATGGCTAGGATCGATGTATTTATAGACCAAGCTAAAAAAATTGACTATAGGATAGATATGAGTGGTGGCTATGTTAGGATGGAGCCAATAGGAGTTGTAGCAAGCCTTACACCATGGAACTATCCACTAGGTCAAATAATAATGAAAGTTATACCAGCTATTTTGATGGGTTGTACTGTTGTACAAAAACCAGCTTCTGATACACCGCTTACAGCTTATTTTGTAGCAAAGGCTTTTGATGAAATAGGTCTACCAAAGGGGGTATTTAACCTAGTAACAGGCTCTGGACCAGAAGTAGGAGAGGTTTTAAACTCTCATCCAAAAGTCGCCATGGTTTCTTATACAGGATCTCTTTTAGGTGGGGCTTCTTCGGCCAAACACGCAATGAATACAGCCAAAAAAGTTGTCCTAGAGCTTGGGGGCAAGTCACCAGCTGTTTTTATCAAAGGAGCAAATATAAAGATGGGAGTCAAACAAGTTTTAGACAGGGTTTACCTAAATGTTGGTCAAACTTGCTCCTGCCTATCAAGAGCGGTCATAACCGAGGATATTTATGATGATGTCCTAAAAGAATTTATAAACCAATATGATAATTATCCAGTGGGAGACCCAAGTGACCCGAAAACTGTTGTAGGTACTCTTTCTAGCAAAAAACAATTTGATAAGGTTAAAGGCTTTATAGAAAAAGGAATCAATGAAGGTGCAAGCTTAATTAAAGGAGAAATTCCTAAAGAAAGTAAAAAAGGATATTATGTAAAACCAGCTATCTTCACCGATGTAAGGCCTGGTATGGCAATCCATGATGAAGAAATTTTTGGACCAGTTCTTTCTATTATAAAAGTAAAGAATAAAGATGAAGCTATAGAAGTAGCTAACGCCGTAGACTTTGGTCTTTCTTCTGCCGTATTTGGAAATGAAAAAGAAGCCCTAGAAATCGCCTATGAAATCAAGGCTGGAGACGTCTACCTAAACTCTGGCGGCGGATCCTCAGAACTACCTTTTGGAGGCTACAAACAATCAGGCCTAGGTAGAGAGGGTGGTATATTTGGCCTGATAGAATATCTAGAACCTAAGTCAATACACACAGCATAG
- the glmM gene encoding phosphoglucosamine mutase has translation MKYFGTDGFRGEANKNLNVYHAFKIGRFIGDYFSKNNHGQGKILIGKDTRRSSYMFEDALSAGITSSGSNAYLLHVTPTPSVSYITRTEDFDCGIMITASHNPYYDNGIKIINDKGEKMGDDFLEKLEAYIDADINEIDLALGEDIGRTVDYIGGRNRYIAYLIQTVTKSFEGIKVGLDCANGAGFTIAKPVYDALGADTYVINSDPNGFNINNKAGSTHIEVLRDYVIENKLDFGFAFDGDADRCIGVDAEGNIIDGDSILYILANYMKKEGALNSNSVVTTVMSNIGLYKAFDNLGINYEKTDVGDKYVHDRMYEKDIELGGEQSGHIIMKKYANTGDGILTSLKVMEAMIEAKTDLKSLVRDLKIYPQVLINVRVKDKNTILDNEKVDQAIKEVESKLEDSGRILVRKSGTEPLIRVMVEAETEEQAQKSCQHIVDVVKDNGLAID, from the coding sequence ATGAAATATTTTGGTACAGACGGATTTAGGGGAGAGGCAAATAAAAACCTTAATGTTTACCATGCTTTTAAAATAGGTAGGTTTATAGGGGATTATTTTTCAAAAAATAACCATGGTCAAGGCAAAATTCTGATAGGCAAGGATACTAGAAGGTCATCATACATGTTTGAAGATGCCTTATCTGCTGGTATCACATCATCAGGCTCAAATGCTTACCTACTCCATGTTACACCAACTCCTTCAGTTTCATATATAACAAGGACAGAAGATTTTGATTGTGGAATAATGATAACAGCAAGTCATAACCCTTATTATGACAATGGTATAAAAATAATAAATGACAAGGGAGAGAAGATGGGCGATGATTTTCTAGAAAAATTAGAAGCCTACATAGATGCCGATATCAATGAAATAGATTTGGCCTTAGGAGAAGACATAGGTAGGACTGTTGACTATATAGGAGGAAGAAATAGGTATATAGCTTATCTTATCCAAACAGTGACCAAGTCTTTTGAGGGTATAAAAGTAGGTCTTGATTGTGCTAATGGTGCAGGTTTTACAATAGCTAAACCGGTTTATGATGCCCTTGGTGCAGATACCTATGTAATAAACTCTGATCCAAATGGTTTTAATATAAACAATAAAGCAGGATCTACCCATATAGAAGTGCTTAGGGACTATGTAATAGAAAATAAGCTTGACTTTGGATTTGCCTTTGACGGAGATGCAGATAGGTGTATAGGTGTGGATGCTGAGGGCAATATTATAGATGGGGATTCTATCCTTTATATACTAGCCAACTATATGAAAAAAGAAGGAGCCCTAAATTCAAACTCAGTGGTTACAACAGTCATGTCTAACATAGGACTTTATAAAGCCTTTGATAATTTAGGTATTAATTATGAAAAAACTGATGTTGGTGATAAATATGTCCATGATAGGATGTATGAAAAAGACATAGAGCTTGGCGGTGAACAGTCTGGTCATATAATAATGAAGAAATATGCCAACACTGGAGATGGTATCCTAACTTCTCTTAAAGTTATGGAAGCTATGATCGAAGCAAAAACAGACCTAAAATCATTGGTAAGAGACCTTAAAATTTATCCACAAGTTCTAATCAATGTCAGAGTCAAAGATAAAAATACAATTTTAGATAATGAAAAAGTTGACCAGGCTATAAAAGAAGTTGAATCAAAACTAGAAGATAGTGGTAGGATACTGGTTCGTAAATCTGGAACAGAGCCACTAATAAGGGTCATGGTTGAGGCTGAAACAGAAGAGCAAGCCCAAAAATCATGCCAACATATAGTAGATGTTGTAAAAGATAATGGCCTTGCTATTGATTAG
- a CDS encoding aspartate 1-decarboxylase (aspartate alpha-decarboxylase), translating to MLLIRDHLTGRKINIKEKMLIVGGDVYAVESYTAFDTSTLKGYPPKVYYDKYDNYLGKIYDRNILELDDIEDILLAYQDYCFSNHDLDDLRDNLCKKRESFIKNLLKID from the coding sequence TTGCTATTGATTAGAGATCATCTTACGGGCAGAAAAATCAATATAAAAGAAAAAATGTTGATTGTAGGTGGGGATGTGTATGCAGTAGAGTCATATACTGCTTTTGATACATCTACGCTCAAAGGCTATCCACCAAAAGTATACTATGACAAATATGATAACTACCTGGGAAAAATATATGATAGAAATATTTTGGAACTAGATGATATAGAAGATATACTCCTAGCCTATCAGGATTATTGCTTTTCAAATCATGATTTGGATGATCTTAGAGATAATCTATGCAAAAAGAGAGAAAGTTTTATAAAAAACTTATTAAAAATTGATTAA
- the rpmG gene encoding 50S ribosomal protein L33 — protein MRTKVKLECTECKNRNYDTTKNKTTHSERIELKKYCPFCKKHTVHKETR, from the coding sequence ATGAGAACTAAAGTTAAATTAGAATGCACAGAGTGCAAAAACAGAAACTATGATACTACAAAAAACAAAACTACTCATAGTGAAAGAATTGAACTAAAAAAATACTGTCCATTTTGTAAAAAACACACAGTTCATAAAGAAACAAGGTAG
- the secE gene encoding preprotein translocase subunit SecE — protein sequence MAKKKDSFFSGLAREFKKVQWPTKSVTVEYSLLVIAISAITGVAIWLLDLVFHNLLSIIM from the coding sequence ATGGCTAAGAAAAAAGATTCTTTCTTCTCTGGACTTGCTAGAGAGTTTAAAAAAGTCCAATGGCCAACAAAAAGCGTAACCGTAGAGTATTCTTTATTGGTTATAGCCATTAGTGCTATAACAGGTGTTGCAATATGGCTATTAGACTTAGTCTTCCACAATCTACTTTCTATAATAATGTAG
- the nusG gene encoding transcription termination/antitermination protein NusG gives MTDSLNFDQNKETEEEKSTQVTEAENKAKWYVVHTYTGYENRVSDKIQMMIDNDQNPDIVDVTVPTEEYVDVKNNSKKLKTRKLFPGYVMVKMVHTSKTWYIIRNTQGVTGFVGPDGDPVPLTPDEVRKFGIKEKKPVKSVEINFKVGDQVEITNGVFTGDIVRVEEIDLDKEQVKVYTDVFGQDTITTLDIRDVKTI, from the coding sequence ATGACTGATTCTTTAAATTTTGATCAAAACAAGGAAACAGAAGAAGAAAAATCGACACAAGTTACAGAGGCAGAAAACAAGGCTAAATGGTATGTGGTTCACACCTATACAGGATATGAAAACAGAGTATCTGACAAGATACAAATGATGATTGATAATGATCAAAATCCTGACATAGTAGATGTGACAGTACCAACTGAGGAATATGTCGATGTAAAAAACAATAGCAAAAAGCTAAAGACAAGAAAGTTATTTCCTGGCTATGTAATGGTAAAGATGGTTCATACAAGTAAAACCTGGTATATAATAAGAAATACCCAAGGGGTAACAGGATTTGTTGGACCAGATGGAGATCCAGTACCTCTTACACCAGATGAAGTTAGAAAATTTGGCATAAAAGAGAAAAAACCAGTTAAAAGCGTTGAAATCAACTTCAAAGTTGGTGATCAAGTAGAAATAACAAATGGAGTCTTTACAGGAGATATTGTTAGAGTAGAAGAAATTGACCTAGACAAGGAACAAGTAAAAGTTTATACAGATGTTTTTGGTCAAGATACTATAACTACTCTAGATATTAGAGATGTAAAAACAATTTGA
- the rplK gene encoding 50S ribosomal protein L11, which translates to MAEKDIQAIVKLQVPAGAASPAPPVGTALGPHGINIMEFVQAFNAKTADQAGMIIPVEMTIYTDRSFKFITKTPPAPVLIKKAINLAKGSGEPNKNKVGSIKRSQLEEIAKTKMQDLNAASLEAAVSMIAGTARSMGVTVED; encoded by the coding sequence ATGGCAGAAAAAGATATTCAAGCAATAGTAAAATTACAAGTACCAGCAGGAGCTGCATCACCAGCACCACCAGTAGGAACCGCACTAGGTCCACACGGAATCAACATAATGGAATTTGTTCAAGCATTTAATGCAAAAACAGCTGACCAAGCAGGAATGATAATACCGGTTGAGATGACTATTTATACGGATAGATCATTTAAGTTCATCACAAAAACACCACCAGCACCAGTATTAATCAAAAAAGCTATCAACCTAGCAAAAGGTTCAGGAGAACCAAACAAAAACAAAGTTGGATCAATCAAGAGAAGCCAACTTGAAGAGATTGCAAAAACAAAAATGCAAGACCTTAACGCTGCAAGCTTAGAAGCAGCAGTAAGCATGATAGCTGGAACAGCAAGAAGTATGGGAGTCACTGTAGAAGATTAG
- the rplA gene encoding 50S ribosomal protein L1: MAKRGKKYLESKASYDSTQEYELNEALEIVEKTAKAKFDETVELHFNLGVDSRHADQQVRGTVILPHGTGKVQRVLAFVKDDRIDEALAAGADYAGNTEYEEKIQKDGWLDFDVVIATPDMMATVGKLGRVLGPQGLMPNPKTGTVTPDIKKAIEDIKAGKVEYRTDKANLIHVPTGKVSFGKEKLADNIKTLISAVVKAKPAAAKGKYIKSITVSSTMGPGVKLQASRASELVEK; this comes from the coding sequence ATGGCTAAAAGAGGAAAAAAATATTTAGAATCAAAAGCTTCTTATGATTCGACACAAGAATATGAACTAAATGAAGCATTAGAAATTGTTGAAAAAACTGCAAAGGCAAAATTTGATGAAACTGTAGAACTACACTTCAACCTTGGAGTTGATAGTAGACATGCTGACCAACAAGTTAGAGGAACAGTTATTTTGCCACATGGTACTGGTAAGGTACAAAGAGTATTAGCTTTCGTTAAAGACGATAGAATTGACGAAGCTCTAGCAGCAGGAGCTGACTATGCTGGTAATACAGAATACGAAGAAAAAATCCAAAAAGACGGTTGGTTAGATTTTGATGTAGTTATTGCTACACCAGATATGATGGCAACAGTTGGTAAACTAGGTAGGGTACTTGGACCACAAGGCCTAATGCCAAACCCAAAAACTGGTACAGTTACACCAGATATTAAAAAAGCTATCGAAGATATTAAAGCTGGTAAGGTTGAATATAGGACAGATAAAGCAAACCTAATCCACGTACCAACAGGTAAGGTTTCATTCGGAAAAGAAAAATTAGCTGACAATATCAAAACTCTTATTTCAGCTGTTGTTAAAGCAAAACCAGCTGCAGCTAAGGGTAAATATATAAAATCTATCACTGTTTCATCAACAATGGGACCAGGAGTAAAACTACAAGCATCTAGAGCGTCTGAATTAGTCGAAAAATAA
- the rplJ gene encoding 50S ribosomal protein L10 → MSEKAIAAKQLIVDEIKEKIEGAQSVTLVGFDRMDVKEVTELRNKFREKDTEYKVYKNTMMRFAFQELGYDELIEDLKGTNALIFSHSDLVDGPKIAVDYRNEKDENEDKLTLKSGIVEGKYQNGEQMMAIATLPATEVLHSMLANVLQAPIRTLAGDLNNTISKLAIALNEVASKKENEAA, encoded by the coding sequence GTGAGCGAAAAAGCTATAGCAGCAAAACAGCTGATAGTTGACGAGATCAAAGAAAAAATCGAAGGTGCACAATCTGTTACACTTGTAGGTTTTGACCGTATGGATGTTAAGGAAGTTACAGAACTTCGTAACAAATTCAGAGAAAAAGATACTGAATATAAGGTTTACAAAAATACTATGATGAGATTTGCATTCCAAGAATTAGGATATGATGAATTAATCGAAGACCTAAAGGGAACAAATGCATTAATCTTTTCACACAGTGATTTAGTTGATGGACCAAAGATCGCAGTTGACTACAGAAACGAAAAAGACGAAAACGAAGATAAGCTAACACTTAAATCAGGTATAGTTGAAGGAAAATACCAAAATGGCGAACAAATGATGGCAATAGCTACATTACCAGCTACAGAAGTACTTCACTCAATGCTTGCTAATGTATTACAAGCACCAATTAGAACTCTTGCAGGAGATCTTAACAACACTATATCTAAACTTGCAATCGCACTTAACGAAGTTGCAAGCAAAAAAGAAAACGAAGCAGCATAA
- the rplL gene encoding 50S ribosomal protein L7/L12, producing MANEKVTNLLEEIKNLTVLELSELVKAIEEEFDVSAQAAVAVAAPAAGGDAAGAAAEKTEFDVVLKSAGQSKINVIKVVKDAAGLGLKEAKALVDGAPANVLEGVAKDKAEEVKAALEEAGAEVELA from the coding sequence ATGGCTAACGAAAAAGTAACAAACCTATTAGAAGAAATCAAAAATCTTACAGTTCTAGAACTTTCTGAACTTGTAAAAGCAATCGAAGAAGAATTTGACGTATCTGCACAAGCAGCAGTAGCAGTAGCAGCTCCAGCAGCAGGCGGAGATGCAGCAGGCGCAGCAGCAGAAAAAACAGAATTCGACGTAGTTCTTAAATCAGCTGGACAATCTAAAATCAACGTAATCAAAGTTGTTAAAGACGCAGCTGGTCTTGGACTAAAAGAAGCTAAAGCACTTGTAGATGGTGCTCCAGCAAACGTACTTGAAGGCGTTGCTAAAGATAAAGCTGAAGAAGTTAAAGCAGCTCTAGAAGAAGCTGGTGCTGAAGTAGAATTAGCATAA
- a CDS encoding TetR/AcrR family transcriptional regulator, whose translation MPRQYTKNLIKNEFIKLLDEMSFNDITISLLADRCDINRNTFYYHYEDIYSLVREILNDEIEKVDNKFDTSFSMEKSILHAASFLLDNKKAAQNLFESIDKNETDSYLYKICQSVISKYVENECRSKNIKARDEDKTLIIDFYRAAFVGLLDKWIQDGMIESPDKLIYRIGNLFEGNIERSLKMSEKLKKLDPFDHK comes from the coding sequence ATGCCAAGGCAATATACCAAAAATCTTATAAAAAATGAATTTATAAAGCTTTTGGATGAGATGAGCTTTAATGACATAACAATATCTTTATTGGCGGATAGATGTGATATCAATAGAAATACTTTCTATTACCACTATGAAGATATTTATAGTCTTGTAAGAGAGATACTAAACGATGAGATAGAAAAGGTAGACAATAAGTTTGATACCAGCTTTTCTATGGAAAAAAGTATCTTGCATGCAGCATCATTTTTGCTTGATAATAAAAAAGCAGCCCAGAATTTATTTGAATCTATAGATAAAAATGAAACTGATTCTTATTTATATAAGATTTGCCAGTCAGTTATAAGTAAATATGTAGAAAATGAATGTAGGTCTAAAAATATAAAAGCTAGAGATGAAGACAAGACTTTGATTATTGATTTTTATAGGGCTGCCTTTGTAGGTTTGTTGGATAAATGGATCCAAGATGGAATGATAGAAAGTCCTGACAAGTTAATCTACCGTATTGGTAATTTATTTGAAGGAAATATAGAAAGATCACTTAAAATGAGTGAAAAATTGAAAAAATTAGATCCCTTTGATCACAAGTAA
- a CDS encoding Fur family transcriptional regulator — protein MTALHKKLNGDIVENNTDQLKTILKNKDIRISHQRLLVLDYLIKNPIHPSAEIIFKDLKDIDPLISQATVYNTLNLFVEKNLVKELDFNMTSKRYEFIKESHGHFVCTSCGQIIDLCLEDLNYSIDLLDYSIDSVDITYRGLCPECR, from the coding sequence ATGACGGCATTACATAAAAAATTAAATGGTGATATTGTAGAAAATAATACCGACCAATTAAAAACCATTTTAAAAAACAAAGACATAAGAATATCTCATCAAAGATTATTAGTATTAGATTATTTGATAAAAAATCCTATCCATCCATCTGCTGAGATAATTTTTAAAGATCTCAAAGATATTGATCCACTGATAAGTCAGGCAACTGTCTACAATACCTTGAATTTATTTGTGGAAAAAAACTTGGTTAAAGAATTAGATTTCAACATGACATCTAAGAGATATGAATTTATTAAAGAAAGCCACGGACATTTTGTATGTACGTCTTGTGGTCAAATTATAGACTTATGCTTGGAGGATTTGAACTATTCTATAGACCTATTAGATTACTCAATAGACAGTGTAGATATAACCTATAGAGGCTTGTGCCCTGAGTGTAGATAA
- a CDS encoding thioesterase, with product MKEKIAIQETYGERFQHCWGCGEKNDQGLHLKSYPSEDGKTVVATIRPDKMYTGGVPNNLFGGMIAMIFDCHGTASAAYFKHKAKGLELTKDTVIGRFITARLEVDYIKPTPMNEDLILRSNLEELGERKGIINMTLEAAGEIRAKARIIAVAVKDNM from the coding sequence ATGAAAGAAAAAATTGCTATTCAGGAAACATATGGTGAGAGATTTCAACATTGTTGGGGTTGTGGAGAAAAAAACGATCAGGGTCTTCATCTAAAATCATACCCAAGTGAAGATGGCAAGACTGTAGTTGCAACTATTAGGCCAGATAAAATGTACACCGGTGGCGTTCCAAACAATCTATTTGGAGGTATGATAGCCATGATTTTCGACTGCCATGGGACAGCAAGTGCTGCTTATTTTAAACACAAAGCAAAAGGCTTAGAACTTACAAAAGATACAGTTATTGGCAGATTTATCACGGCTAGGCTAGAAGTTGATTATATAAAACCAACCCCTATGAATGAAGATCTGATCCTAAGATCAAATTTAGAAGAACTAGGTGAAAGAAAAGGAATTATAAATATGACCTTAGAAGCTGCTGGAGAAATAAGAGCAAAGGCTAGGATAATAGCTGTAGCTGTGAAAGATAATATGTGA